One Aegilops tauschii subsp. strangulata cultivar AL8/78 chromosome 7, Aet v6.0, whole genome shotgun sequence genomic window carries:
- the LOC141027048 gene encoding uncharacterized protein yields MDVGDGSTILFWKDMWHNDILADSHPRLYSFAKNEDVAVRDLLTAPALGQNFHLPLSIQARGELQDLQTSMATLELADTRDAWKCVWGSEGFESSKFYLHCFRDGVADKAFEWIWKSKCTNKWKVFAWLLLTDRLNTRNLLKRKGMKLRDDVYAYLLCSNPPEETVEHMFFECNFSKSCGEELGIAWPAHGNRLQLLHAVKDVWSRPMFMETFIVAAWSIWKECNNKHFRGIIPTRNGCARDSKMTLE; encoded by the coding sequence ATGGACGTGGGTGATGGGAGTACGAtcctcttctggaaagacatgtGGCACAACGACATCCTAGCCGACAGTCATCCCCGTCTCTACTCGTTCGCCAAGAATGAAGATGTAGCCGTACGCGATCTGTTAACTGCTCCTGCTCTTGGCCAAAACTTTCATCTACCACTCTCAATCCAGGCCAGGGGGGAGCTTCAGGATCTTCAAACCAGCATGGCCACGCTGGAGTTGGCTGATACTAGGGATGCCTGGAAATGTGTTTGGGGCTCTGAGGGCTTTGAGTCCAGCAAATTCTACCTGCACTGCTTCCGGGACGGTGTGGCAGACAAGGCCTTTGAGTGGATCTGGAAGTCCAAGTGCACTAACAAATGGAAGGTTTTTGCCTGGCTGCTACTCACGGACAGGCTAAATACACGCAACCTGTTGAAGAGGAAAGGTATGAAGCTCAGGGACGATGTTTATGCCTACTTGTTGTGCTCCAATCCTCCGGAGGAAACAGTTGAGCATATGTTCTTTGAATGTAACTTTAGCAAATCATGCGGGGAGGAATTGGGAATCGCGTGGCCAGCACATGGCAACAGGTTGCAGCTTCTGCATGCGGTGAAAGACGTGTGGTCCCGACCCAtgttcatggagaccttcatcgTAGCGGCCTGGAGCATATGGAAAGAATGCAATAATAAGCACTTCAGAGGGATCATTCCTACGAGGAATGGGTGCGCCAGAGATTCAAAAATGACTTTGGAATGA